From Methanosarcina lacustris Z-7289, one genomic window encodes:
- a CDS encoding ATP-binding protein, whose amino-acid sequence MKIAVCGKGGSGKSTISALLAKQMAKTKNVLVLDTDESNYGLHGQLGFAAPKDLMEYFGGKQGFKQKQRVPKTSPLGGLTAPGAAAGQQKSHFFEERWGFSDLPSEFVEEKGKIKLMAIGKIHEFGEGCACPMGVLTREFLENLDLEEDDIVIVDTEAGVEHFGRGVAKDFDTILVVVDPSYESLKLSRKFEELGKQAGNRVFFVLNKVEEDIEGDLLEAVDSSKVAAVIPADRKLFKASLKGEEFELELEEIAKLADFLDKN is encoded by the coding sequence ATGAAAATAGCAGTATGTGGGAAAGGCGGAAGTGGAAAGAGTACTATTTCTGCACTCCTGGCAAAGCAGATGGCAAAAACAAAGAACGTTCTTGTGCTAGACACCGACGAGTCCAACTACGGGCTGCACGGTCAGCTTGGGTTTGCAGCCCCAAAAGACCTTATGGAGTACTTTGGGGGAAAACAGGGTTTTAAGCAAAAGCAGAGAGTTCCGAAGACCTCTCCTCTCGGCGGACTTACTGCTCCGGGGGCTGCCGCAGGCCAGCAGAAGTCCCACTTTTTTGAGGAAAGGTGGGGCTTTTCCGACCTGCCTTCGGAGTTTGTGGAAGAAAAGGGAAAGATAAAGCTCATGGCAATCGGCAAGATTCACGAATTCGGAGAAGGCTGCGCCTGTCCCATGGGCGTACTTACCCGGGAGTTCCTGGAAAACCTGGACCTCGAAGAAGATGATATCGTGATCGTGGACACGGAAGCCGGAGTGGAACACTTCGGGCGGGGGGTTGCAAAAGACTTTGACACGATCCTGGTCGTGGTTGACCCCTCCTACGAATCTCTCAAACTGTCCAGAAAGTTTGAGGAACTCGGGAAGCAGGCCGGAAACAGGGTTTTCTTTGTGCTGAACAAGGTCGAGGAAGATATTGAAGGAGACCTGCTGGAAGCTGTTGATTCTTCAAAAGTTGCCGCAGTAATCCCTGCAGACAGAAAGCTTTTCAAGGCTTCCCTGAAAGGCGAAGAATTCGAGCTTGAACTTGAAGAAATCGCAAAACTTGCGGATTTTCTGGACAAGAATTGA